In one window of Bacteroidota bacterium DNA:
- the ybeY gene encoding rRNA maturation RNase YbeY, with product MANTIKFFTEDTPFQTKHKTILRLWLSKLLQAEGVSRFTVNIILCSDKYLRKLNKEYLGHNYVTDVISFNYNETDCLTGDVFISIDRVRENAGLFEVTVYHELYRVMAHGTLHLAGYDDATTALRADMKKKEDYYISLLLIQLNRPNKPGNNAITSKK from the coding sequence ATGGCTAACACGATTAAGTTCTTTACCGAAGATACCCCGTTTCAAACTAAGCACAAAACAATATTGCGCCTTTGGCTCAGCAAATTATTGCAGGCCGAAGGCGTTTCACGTTTCACGGTAAACATTATTCTGTGCAGCGACAAATACCTCCGCAAACTCAACAAAGAATATCTTGGACACAATTACGTTACCGATGTAATTTCGTTCAATTATAATGAAACCGATTGCCTTACGGGCGACGTTTTTATCAGCATTGACCGCGTGCGCGAAAATGCAGGACTATTTGAGGTAACTGTTTACCATGAACTATACCGGGTAATGGCTCATGGCACTTTGCACCTTGCCGGATATGATGACGCTACAACGGCGCTCCGGGCCGATATGAAGAAGAAAGAAGATTATTATATATCTTTGCTCCTCATTCAATTAAATCGTCCAAACAAGCCCGGGAACAATGCAATTACTTCCAAAAAATAA
- a CDS encoding class I SAM-dependent methyltransferase: protein MTTLSTCPVCGSGKYKTHLEVKDYFLTQEDFIILECMNCQFRFVNPQPAGNELAMYYKSDDYISHHASRKGLFTFVYRFIRNYNFGKKLSYIRRLSRGTNVLDIGCATGDFLVFLKQKGYTVSGIEPDSDSREYAVRTNGIDVGDEADIMVIPDQSKDVISMWHVLEHVPALNQRLDQLSRILKNDGALFIALPNCDSADAIKYGKFWAGYDVPRHLWHFTQNNCKLLFEKHGFELKETIPMKFDSYYVSLLSEKYLHGSKNIFRAIKNGCASNRYAKKNNLNYSSLIYVFNKKAVN from the coding sequence ATGACGACACTTTCAACCTGCCCGGTTTGTGGCTCCGGAAAATATAAAACCCACCTTGAGGTCAAAGACTATTTTCTGACTCAGGAAGATTTTATTATTTTAGAATGCATGAACTGTCAGTTTCGGTTTGTAAACCCACAGCCGGCAGGTAATGAGCTTGCAATGTACTATAAATCAGACGATTATATATCACACCATGCTTCACGTAAAGGTTTGTTTACATTTGTATACCGATTCATCAGGAACTATAACTTTGGGAAGAAACTTTCATACATACGCCGTTTGTCAAGGGGAACCAATGTACTGGATATCGGTTGTGCAACAGGCGACTTTCTGGTATTTCTTAAGCAAAAGGGGTATACGGTTTCGGGTATTGAACCCGATAGTGACTCTCGGGAATATGCTGTTCGGACCAACGGTATTGACGTTGGCGATGAGGCTGATATAATGGTTATTCCCGACCAAAGTAAGGATGTAATAAGTATGTGGCACGTACTGGAACACGTTCCGGCGCTGAACCAAAGGCTGGATCAGTTGAGCCGTATACTTAAAAACGATGGCGCATTATTCATCGCACTTCCAAATTGCGATTCGGCAGATGCAATAAAATACGGAAAATTCTGGGCGGGTTATGATGTTCCACGACATCTCTGGCATTTTACCCAAAACAATTGCAAGCTGCTTTTTGAAAAACATGGTTTCGAACTTAAAGAAACCATACCTATGAAATTCGATTCGTACTATGTTTCTCTGTTGAGTGAAAAATATCTCCATGGAAGTAAAAATATTTTCAGGGCGATAAAGAACGGATGCGCCTCGAATAGATATGCGAAGAAAAACAATTTGAACTACTCCAGCCTCATCTATGTTTTCAATAAAAAGGCCGTAAATTGA
- the mnmG gene encoding tRNA uridine-5-carboxymethylaminomethyl(34) synthesis enzyme MnmG yields MLKEYDIIVVGAGHAGCEAAAAAAKLGSSVLLVTMNMNLIAQMSCNPSIGGIAKGQIVREIDALGGQTGIITDHSMVQFRLLNRSKGPAMWSPRAQCDRMMFSIKWRETLEGITGMDFWQDDVTGIVVKNDKVCGVTTKLGQTIRSKAVILSNGTFLNGTIHIGETKLSGGRIGEFASVGITENLMSFGFESAKLKTGTPVRVDGRSLDFSLMDEQKGDEQPGKFSFSDTPFLTRQRSCFMTYTNPEVHDILRTGFDKSPLFQGRIKGRGPRYCPSIEDKIERFSERNRHQLFIEPEGWNTIEYYVNGFSSSLPDYIQYNALTKVPGFKNVKIFRPGYAIEYDYFPPVQLKHSLETRLVENLYFAGQINGTTGYEEAAAQGLMAGINAHHKLNNIPALVLKRSEAYIGVLIDDLITKGTDEPYRMFTSRAEYRVLLRQDNADSRLTKIGFEAGLADNERHQNSISKYKKVEDLIAFLSAESVFPQEINEYLTSIEQSVLANKTKFSSLILRPQISLKTLILENSRLQNFISSIENITDEIIEEAEILIKYEHYIQKEKEFVDRFSKYDSILIPADFDYSAVKSISLESREKFTKIRPVNLGQASRISGVTPADISVLLVFLGR; encoded by the coding sequence ATGCTAAAAGAATACGATATTATTGTAGTAGGTGCCGGTCATGCCGGATGCGAAGCTGCGGCCGCAGCGGCTAAGCTTGGCTCTAGTGTGCTGCTGGTTACCATGAATATGAACCTAATTGCCCAGATGTCGTGCAACCCTTCTATCGGAGGAATTGCAAAAGGGCAGATTGTTCGTGAAATTGATGCTTTGGGCGGACAAACCGGCATAATTACCGACCACAGCATGGTACAGTTCCGCCTGTTGAACAGGAGTAAAGGTCCGGCCATGTGGAGCCCAAGAGCTCAATGCGACCGCATGATGTTTTCTATAAAATGGAGGGAAACACTTGAGGGAATTACAGGCATGGATTTCTGGCAGGATGACGTTACGGGTATAGTTGTAAAGAACGATAAAGTGTGTGGCGTAACTACCAAACTTGGACAAACTATTCGGTCAAAAGCCGTGATTTTATCAAACGGAACTTTTTTAAACGGAACCATACATATTGGTGAAACCAAACTTTCAGGAGGTCGGATAGGGGAGTTTGCTTCAGTTGGAATTACCGAAAATCTCATGTCATTTGGGTTTGAATCTGCAAAATTAAAGACAGGAACTCCGGTTCGGGTTGATGGGCGTTCTTTGGATTTTTCGCTCATGGATGAACAAAAAGGGGATGAGCAGCCAGGCAAATTCTCCTTTTCCGATACCCCATTTTTAACCCGGCAGCGGAGTTGTTTTATGACTTATACCAACCCCGAGGTTCATGATATTCTGCGAACAGGTTTTGACAAATCGCCCCTTTTTCAGGGAAGAATTAAAGGGCGTGGACCAAGATATTGCCCCTCCATTGAAGATAAAATTGAACGCTTTTCAGAACGCAACCGCCATCAGTTATTTATAGAACCTGAAGGCTGGAATACGATTGAATATTATGTAAACGGATTCTCTTCCTCATTGCCGGATTATATACAATATAATGCGCTCACAAAAGTGCCCGGTTTTAAAAATGTGAAGATATTCAGACCGGGATATGCCATAGAATATGACTACTTTCCCCCTGTACAATTGAAACATTCTCTTGAAACACGACTGGTGGAGAACCTGTATTTTGCTGGTCAGATAAATGGCACAACCGGCTATGAGGAAGCCGCTGCTCAGGGGCTAATGGCCGGTATCAATGCTCATCATAAACTGAATAATATTCCGGCGCTGGTTCTAAAAAGATCAGAGGCTTACATTGGAGTTTTAATAGACGATTTGATTACAAAAGGCACAGACGAACCTTACCGCATGTTTACTTCAAGGGCAGAATACAGAGTATTATTACGTCAGGATAATGCCGATTCGCGGTTGACAAAAATTGGTTTTGAGGCAGGTCTTGCCGATAATGAAAGGCATCAAAACAGCATTTCAAAGTATAAAAAGGTTGAAGATCTTATTGCCTTTTTAAGTGCCGAAAGTGTTTTTCCGCAAGAAATAAATGAATATCTTACCTCCATTGAGCAGTCGGTTTTGGCAAATAAAACCAAATTTTCAAGCCTGATATTACGTCCACAGATTAGTCTTAAAACCCTCATTTTAGAAAATTCAAGGCTTCAAAACTTCATTTCTTCTATTGAAAATATCACCGATGAAATAATAGAAGAGGCTGAAATTTTGATAAAATACGAGCACTATATCCAAAAGGAAAAAGAATTTGTTGACAGATTCAGCAAATACGACAGCATATTAATCCCTGCAGATTTTGATTATTCAGCAGTAAAATCCATCTCACTTGAATCAAGAGAAAAATTCACAAAAATCCGTCCGGTAAATTTAGGACAGGCGAGTAGAATTAGCGGCGTAACTCCTGCCGATATTTCTGTACTTTTAGTATTTTTGGGACGGTAA
- a CDS encoding DUF4175 family protein has translation MNDNYNILISKLDEFIRKYYRNQLVRGVLYTLSTLLLFFIAVTTLEYFAWFGTIVRAVIFWLYVSVTAIILGKLIVIPLLKLFRIGKTISHEQASEIIGKYFTEVKDSLLNTLQLKKLSGENPDGAALIEAAINQKIILIKPVPFTTAIKISQNKKYLRFALPPMLIILVLLIASPGLITGPSGRLLRYNTFFEKPAPFQFVLLNNKLEAIQQNDYRLDLKLTGDNIPENIFIELNGNEYRLDKENTVLFHYTLKNLQKDVRFRFSADGFKSKEYTLRVIPRPMVLNFEVELKYPKYLNKKDETLENSGDLVVPYGTVINWNLKTKDTKKITFRFRDKIVNLDPKSPDYFNFSQALYLSQIYSISTFNQFFKNPDSLQYTINVVPDEYPSINADEFRDSVYLQHLYFKGMIKDDYGFSRLNFKYKINRGDKETNPDKAEEFLTVPINPGMNRQEFYYYFDLSTLSVQPGEEVEYYFEVWDNDGVNGPKASRSQKMTFKAPTQDEIEKETEKTNDQIKDELQQTIKETELLQKQIDDLDKKLLEKKSLEWQEKKQIQDLLDRQQQLQNRVEDLKKMNQQNNIKEQQFNQSDPELQQKQQELEKLFNEVMTDEMKDLFKQLQDMMDKLDKNKVNDVLDKMKMSSEDMKKELDRNLELFKQLEFDKKLSETIDKLNKLSEEQKNLSEQTKDEKNNKEDLQKKQDDLNKKFDDIKKDLEDLQKKNSELEEPKTLKNTEDKQNSIQDDLNKSQNSLDKNKRKSASESQQNAADKEKQLADEMQQEQEASQGEEQSEDINALRTILQNLVKVSFRQEDLIGRIKGINVNDPKYVDIMDKQKNLENDLQMIEDSLFALSKRQTMIKPFINKEINLINDNVDKALAALQARNTGAAAGSQQYVMTSVNNLALLLAEALQQMQQQQQQQQAKSKPGKGGKCKKPGSGNKPSAATMKQMQDQLNKQMEDLKKQMESGKKPGQKPGQADGGQNTSEQLAKLAAQQEALRRMLQQYGEELKKEGNGNDGSIGEMMKKMEQTETDLVNKTISDETLKRQQEILTRLLESEKAEKEREMDEKRESNQAKDKDYSNPNQFFEYNRIKTKELELLKTVPPALKSFYKYKVNEYFYNFGE, from the coding sequence ATGAACGATAACTATAACATTCTTATCAGCAAACTGGATGAATTCATCCGGAAATACTACCGAAATCAGCTTGTCAGAGGAGTATTGTACACGCTTTCCACACTGCTGCTGTTTTTTATCGCCGTCACAACGCTCGAATATTTTGCATGGTTTGGCACGATTGTAAGAGCAGTGATTTTCTGGCTCTACGTTTCTGTAACTGCAATAATTCTTGGGAAACTAATCGTAATTCCACTGCTTAAACTTTTCCGGATTGGGAAAACAATCTCGCACGAGCAGGCATCAGAGATTATCGGAAAATATTTTACAGAAGTTAAAGACAGCCTGCTCAATACACTTCAATTAAAAAAATTATCCGGCGAAAACCCTGACGGTGCCGCATTGATTGAAGCAGCCATCAATCAAAAGATTATTCTTATTAAGCCGGTTCCTTTTACAACGGCGATAAAAATTTCGCAAAATAAAAAATACCTTCGTTTTGCTCTGCCGCCAATGCTCATCATACTCGTGTTATTGATAGCTTCCCCCGGCCTCATTACAGGACCTTCAGGAAGATTGTTACGGTACAACACTTTTTTTGAAAAGCCCGCTCCTTTCCAGTTCGTGCTGCTAAACAACAAACTCGAGGCTATCCAGCAAAACGATTACAGGCTTGATCTTAAACTTACCGGCGACAATATTCCTGAAAATATTTTCATTGAACTAAATGGGAACGAATACCGCCTCGACAAGGAAAATACCGTGCTTTTCCACTATACGCTGAAAAATCTTCAGAAAGATGTTCGGTTCCGGTTCAGCGCCGATGGATTTAAATCAAAAGAATACACTCTCAGAGTTATCCCGCGCCCAATGGTGCTAAACTTTGAAGTGGAACTGAAATACCCGAAGTATCTTAATAAAAAAGATGAAACCCTTGAAAATTCAGGCGATTTGGTGGTTCCTTACGGCACCGTAATTAACTGGAATTTAAAAACGAAAGATACCAAAAAAATCACCTTCCGTTTCCGGGATAAAATAGTAAACCTCGATCCCAAATCTCCTGATTATTTTAATTTTTCGCAGGCCTTATATCTTTCTCAAATATATTCCATTTCCACCTTCAACCAGTTTTTCAAAAACCCTGATTCACTGCAATATACAATAAATGTTGTGCCTGATGAATATCCGTCTATAAACGCCGATGAATTCCGTGATTCGGTGTATCTGCAGCACTTGTATTTTAAAGGAATGATAAAAGACGATTATGGTTTTTCACGTCTGAATTTCAAGTATAAAATAAATCGTGGCGATAAAGAAACAAATCCCGATAAAGCCGAAGAATTCCTTACTGTACCCATTAATCCGGGAATGAACCGTCAGGAATTCTACTATTACTTTGACCTGTCAACTCTTTCAGTACAACCCGGTGAAGAAGTAGAATATTATTTTGAAGTGTGGGACAACGACGGCGTGAATGGTCCAAAAGCTTCGCGTTCACAAAAAATGACTTTCAAGGCGCCTACACAGGACGAAATTGAAAAAGAAACCGAAAAAACCAACGACCAGATAAAAGACGAGTTGCAGCAAACCATCAAAGAAACCGAACTGCTCCAAAAACAAATCGACGATCTTGACAAAAAATTGCTGGAAAAGAAAAGTCTTGAATGGCAGGAAAAGAAACAGATACAAGACCTTCTTGACCGTCAGCAGCAACTGCAGAACAGGGTAGAGGATCTGAAAAAAATGAATCAGCAGAATAACATCAAAGAACAGCAATTCAACCAGAGCGATCCCGAGCTTCAGCAAAAACAACAGGAGCTCGAAAAACTGTTCAATGAAGTTATGACCGACGAAATGAAGGACCTCTTCAAACAGCTTCAGGACATGATGGATAAGCTGGATAAAAACAAGGTGAATGATGTACTGGACAAGATGAAAATGTCTTCAGAAGACATGAAAAAAGAGCTTGACCGCAACCTTGAATTGTTCAAACAACTGGAATTCGATAAAAAGCTTTCTGAAACTATTGATAAACTGAATAAACTCTCAGAGGAACAGAAAAACCTGTCGGAACAGACCAAAGACGAGAAAAATAACAAAGAAGACCTGCAGAAAAAACAGGATGACCTGAATAAAAAGTTTGACGACATCAAAAAAGATCTGGAAGACCTGCAGAAAAAGAACAGCGAACTGGAAGAACCCAAAACACTTAAAAATACCGAGGATAAACAAAATTCTATTCAGGACGATTTGAATAAATCACAGAATAGCCTCGATAAAAACAAACGCAAAAGCGCCTCGGAATCGCAACAAAATGCAGCAGACAAGGAAAAACAACTTGCCGACGAAATGCAGCAGGAGCAGGAGGCAAGTCAGGGAGAGGAGCAGTCAGAAGACATTAATGCGCTGCGTACTATTTTGCAGAATCTCGTCAAAGTCTCCTTCAGACAGGAAGACCTGATTGGCCGCATCAAAGGAATCAACGTAAACGACCCCAAATACGTTGACATCATGGACAAGCAAAAAAATCTGGAAAATGACTTACAGATGATTGAAGATTCACTTTTCGCACTCAGTAAGAGGCAAACAATGATTAAGCCATTTATCAACAAAGAAATAAATTTGATAAACGATAATGTTGATAAAGCCCTCGCGGCACTGCAGGCGCGTAACACAGGAGCTGCAGCCGGCTCCCAGCAGTATGTGATGACCTCCGTGAACAATCTTGCACTGCTTTTGGCGGAAGCGCTTCAGCAAATGCAGCAGCAACAGCAACAACAGCAAGCAAAAAGCAAACCCGGGAAAGGAGGCAAATGCAAAAAACCCGGCTCGGGCAACAAACCTTCGGCTGCTACCATGAAACAAATGCAGGATCAGCTTAATAAGCAGATGGAGGACCTTAAAAAACAGATGGAGAGCGGGAAAAAACCCGGTCAGAAACCTGGACAGGCTGATGGCGGCCAAAATACGAGCGAACAGCTTGCCAAACTTGCCGCGCAGCAGGAAGCGCTTCGGCGTATGCTTCAGCAATATGGTGAAGAACTTAAGAAAGAAGGAAACGGAAACGATGGAAGCATTGGTGAAATGATGAAAAAAATGGAACAAACCGAAACAGATCTCGTAAACAAGACCATTTCAGATGAAACATTGAAGCGCCAGCAAGAAATTTTAACCCGTCTTTTAGAGTCGGAAAAGGCTGAGAAAGAGAGAGAAATGGATGAAAAACGCGAATCGAACCAAGCAAAAGATAAAGATTATAGTAACCCTAATCAATTTTTCGAGTATAACCGTATAAAAACGAAGGAACTTGAACTTTTAAAAACGGTTCCGCCGGCATTAAAATCTTTCTATAAGTACAAAGTGAATGAATATTTTTATAATTTTGGGGAGTAA
- a CDS encoding ATP-binding protein: MDISLFTYKNDSLIFWTDNSIPAGGVYNKIIFDCEFAQIGPGWYEIMKVKTGAFTHVAAIMVKHEYHYQNDYLSNVFNAELHVPVSATIDTIKNGNDIFSGNGKYMFSLQLKQGCNLNENESLVCFALFLAAFVFLIIFLYTTHKNIIWPRYKPNVFIFVFSIEILLLRAVSFVFHFPESLYHLKLFSPFYFAASELLPSFGDLIFNTVVFLAISVAFFRNYHIPSGAARMPRLPRNTAAFVLITFLFAFFCYQTTLIQSIILDSTISYNLNNIFNLDHYSVAGFIVIALLLFAYCLIGLKLISFIYALLPSRRQFLPVYITSGVIFAALILIFRMPLLAEIAVFMAFLGVTRAYRQKTFFTFRLSEVVFLLLLFSFISSYTLYFSNRFKEHEKRKSLAQKLTSGQDPIAEYLFEGIESKIRSDETLARSLRNYPQNDHEIKDYLLKNYFVGYWDKYKVQFTICNPADSLLIEPNYEKTSCASYFGDLIKNIGKPAGKGSLYLLNYGTGGNNYIAAIDFARDSATSTKLYIELNSKFIPKGLGYPELLIDKKIFLNTDLSSYSYAKYRNTELIDAYGKYYYSMHQETSDSIGGEFRFYHKNGYNHLVSQYDRSTTLIISKKSGNIFDLAAPFSILFSFFTIVLLLFYFIINYPPKLNNVHLNFKNRLQFSIISIVFVSFIIIGISTVLFIRNLNENKNTDIISEKAMSIMIELQNKVSDIDTMNPEQESYLSSLLVKFSNVFFTDINLYDTHGNLISTSRPQIFTEGLVSMRMNPLAYGEMTYNSKTLYVHKENIGSLEYYSAYVPFYNNKAQLIAYLNLPYFAKEGELKKELTLFLMAFINIYVFLIAISVIIALLVASRITRPLALIRDKISHVKLGRKNEKIDWLRKDEIGNLINEYNRMIDELAQSAELLARSERESAWREMAKQVAHEIKNPLTPMKLSIQHLERAWKDGVPDWGQRLERFTKTVVAQIDNLSAIATEFSDFAKMPRPENGKVDLYKIIGDVAGLYGDLSNIRITIMPENHQPFYIMADEKQILRVMNNLVKNSVQAIGKDEGGLIAISIVKQDDNYSVSITDNGCGIPSDMTSKIFTPNFSTKTEGMGLGLAMVKSIIENSGGSIRFESEESRGTTFTFSLPVYKD, encoded by the coding sequence ATGGATATTTCACTTTTCACGTATAAAAATGACAGTTTAATTTTTTGGACAGATAACAGCATTCCGGCCGGAGGTGTGTACAACAAAATTATTTTCGACTGTGAATTTGCACAGATAGGTCCGGGCTGGTATGAAATAATGAAGGTAAAGACCGGCGCGTTCACGCATGTTGCCGCCATTATGGTAAAACATGAATATCATTATCAGAACGACTACCTGTCTAACGTATTCAACGCGGAACTTCATGTACCGGTTTCGGCCACTATTGATACCATTAAAAATGGAAATGATATTTTTTCGGGAAACGGAAAATATATGTTCTCGCTTCAGTTAAAACAAGGCTGCAATCTGAACGAAAACGAGAGTTTGGTGTGCTTTGCACTATTCCTTGCCGCCTTTGTATTTCTGATAATATTTCTCTACACCACACATAAAAATATTATCTGGCCTCGCTACAAACCCAATGTTTTTATATTCGTTTTTTCCATTGAAATATTGTTGCTGAGGGCCGTAAGCTTTGTGTTTCATTTTCCTGAATCGCTTTACCATCTAAAGCTTTTCAGTCCCTTCTATTTTGCAGCCTCTGAGCTCTTACCATCGTTTGGCGATCTTATTTTCAACACGGTAGTTTTCCTTGCAATATCAGTTGCCTTTTTCAGAAATTACCACATACCGTCGGGTGCAGCACGCATGCCACGTTTACCAAGGAATACAGCTGCTTTCGTACTAATAACCTTCCTTTTTGCTTTCTTTTGTTATCAGACAACGCTCATTCAAAGTATCATTCTTGATTCAACAATATCTTATAACCTGAATAATATTTTTAATCTGGATCACTACAGTGTTGCCGGTTTTATAGTAATTGCACTGCTTTTATTCGCGTATTGTCTCATTGGCCTTAAACTCATTTCATTTATTTATGCTTTGTTGCCCAGCCGACGTCAGTTTCTGCCGGTTTACATTACCTCGGGAGTTATCTTTGCCGCATTAATTTTAATCTTCAGGATGCCACTGCTCGCTGAAATTGCAGTATTTATGGCATTTTTAGGCGTAACCAGGGCGTACAGACAAAAAACATTTTTCACATTCAGGCTATCGGAAGTAGTTTTTCTATTGTTATTGTTTTCATTTATCTCTTCCTACACTCTGTATTTTTCGAACCGGTTCAAAGAACATGAGAAGCGCAAATCGCTGGCGCAGAAACTCACCTCGGGGCAGGACCCCATTGCCGAATACCTTTTTGAAGGTATAGAAAGCAAGATTCGTTCGGACGAAACGCTGGCGCGCTCACTGCGTAATTATCCTCAGAATGACCATGAAATAAAAGACTATTTACTGAAGAATTATTTTGTTGGTTACTGGGATAAATACAAGGTACAGTTCACAATTTGCAACCCGGCCGACAGCCTCCTTATAGAACCAAATTATGAAAAAACAAGCTGTGCATCATATTTCGGAGACCTCATTAAAAACATTGGAAAGCCGGCAGGCAAAGGCTCTCTGTACTTGCTGAACTATGGTACCGGGGGGAATAATTACATTGCGGCTATTGATTTTGCGAGAGATTCGGCAACTTCCACAAAACTATACATTGAATTAAATTCGAAATTCATTCCGAAAGGGCTGGGTTATCCGGAGTTATTAATTGATAAAAAAATATTTCTGAACACCGATTTGTCGAGCTATTCATATGCCAAGTACCGCAACACAGAGCTGATAGATGCTTACGGGAAATATTATTATTCCATGCATCAGGAAACCTCTGACAGCATTGGTGGCGAATTTCGCTTCTATCATAAGAATGGCTACAATCATCTGGTTAGCCAATACGACCGCTCCACAACGCTTATCATAAGCAAAAAAAGCGGAAACATTTTTGACCTTGCGGCACCGTTTTCGATACTGTTTTCATTTTTCACTATTGTATTATTGTTGTTTTACTTCATCATCAATTACCCTCCGAAGCTGAACAATGTTCATCTGAATTTCAAGAACAGGCTGCAGTTCTCAATCATCTCCATCGTTTTTGTGTCATTTATTATAATTGGTATTTCGACCGTTTTATTTATCCGCAATCTTAATGAAAACAAGAATACGGATATTATCAGCGAGAAAGCCATGTCTATTATGATAGAGTTGCAAAATAAGGTATCGGATATTGACACCATGAACCCGGAACAGGAGAGTTATTTATCAAGCCTGCTGGTAAAGTTTTCCAATGTCTTTTTCACTGATATTAATCTGTATGATACTCATGGGAATCTGATATCCACATCGCGTCCGCAAATATTCACTGAAGGCTTGGTTTCAATGCGTATGAATCCGTTGGCATACGGTGAAATGACATACAACAGCAAAACGCTTTATGTGCATAAGGAGAACATAGGCAGCCTTGAGTATTACTCGGCATACGTGCCATTTTACAATAATAAGGCACAGTTGATAGCCTACCTGAATCTGCCCTATTTTGCCAAGGAGGGTGAACTTAAAAAAGAGCTGACACTATTCCTTATGGCCTTTATCAATATTTATGTTTTCCTGATTGCGATATCGGTTATCATTGCGCTGCTTGTTGCAAGTCGCATTACACGCCCGCTTGCGCTGATACGCGATAAGATAAGCCACGTGAAACTGGGCAGAAAAAATGAAAAAATAGACTGGCTGCGCAAAGATGAAATTGGAAATCTCATCAATGAATACAACCGTATGATTGATGAGCTGGCGCAAAGCGCTGAATTGCTTGCGCGCAGTGAACGGGAGAGCGCCTGGCGCGAAATGGCCAAGCAGGTGGCGCATGAGATAAAGAATCCGCTTACACCCATGAAGCTAAGCATACAGCATCTGGAGCGCGCATGGAAAGATGGCGTGCCCGATTGGGGACAGCGTCTGGAGCGATTTACAAAAACAGTAGTCGCACAAATTGACAACCTTTCGGCAATCGCTACCGAGTTTTCAGATTTTGCCAAAATGCCGCGTCCCGAGAACGGCAAAGTGGATTTGTACAAGATTATTGGAGATGTTGCCGGTTTATACGGTGATTTGAGTAATATCCGTATTACGATAATGCCGGAAAATCATCAGCCATTCTACATCATGGCTGATGAGAAGCAGATATTGCGTGTAATGAACAATCTGGTGAAAAACTCAGTACAGGCAATAGGTAAGGATGAAGGCGGTCTTATTGCAATTAGCATTGTGAAGCAGGATGACAATTACTCGGTAAGCATTACGGACAATGGATGCGGCATACCCTCAGATATGACATCGAAAATCTTCACACCAAATTTTTCTACAAAAACCGAAGGCATGGGTCTTGGGCTTGCCATGGTAAAAAGCATTATAGAGAACAGCGGCGGGAGCATCCGTTTTGAATCGGAAGAGAGCCGAGGAACAACATTCACATTCTCGCTGCCGGTTTACAAAGACTAG
- a CDS encoding ATP-binding protein: protein MKKETISIPSDRKNIHAIERFVEDICDYYNINNTYFGNILVALMEAVENAIIHGNNNNPSKTVTVNFEARETGLSFEVIDQGAGFDFSAVPDPTDIFKSTGTEGTGIFLIRSLADNVNFHDNGRRIELIFLIASINQLTYLERMKHFNEYAKTSVKKEEKEKNQGS, encoded by the coding sequence ATGAAAAAAGAAACCATATCAATACCGTCCGACAGAAAGAATATTCACGCCATCGAAAGGTTTGTTGAAGATATCTGCGACTACTATAACATCAACAATACCTATTTCGGAAACATCCTCGTGGCTCTTATGGAAGCTGTCGAAAATGCCATTATACACGGCAATAACAACAACCCGTCAAAAACAGTAACTGTCAATTTTGAAGCACGTGAAACAGGTCTTAGCTTTGAAGTTATTGATCAGGGCGCAGGTTTTGACTTCAGCGCAGTTCCTGATCCTACCGATATTTTTAAAAGCACCGGCACTGAAGGTACCGGTATCTTTCTGATTCGTTCGCTTGCCGATAATGTGAATTTCCATGATAATGGCCGTCGCATTGAACTGATATTCCTTATTGCTTCCATAAATCAGCTCACTTACCTTGAGCGTATGAAACACTTTAATGAATACGCCAAAACTTCAGTAAAAAAAGAAGAAAAAGAGAAAAATCAAGGCAGCTGA